In Streptomyces sp. NBC_00433, a single genomic region encodes these proteins:
- a CDS encoding AfsR/SARP family transcriptional regulator, giving the protein MEFGVLGPLRVRDADRDHTPTAPKQRQLLSLLLLDAGKVVPAGTCVTELWGSAPPSSAAATLQSYVLSLRRMLTAMPSVGSAPAARRLLETRENGYSLVVPVDALDLEQFRALARRGTALMHRDDRGASRLLALALALWQGPALAGVPAGPVLAGRLRVLHEELLSVRTQRIDADLSLGRHRELLDELDGLAAGQPAEEYVQAQYMLALYRSGHRDRALVVMGRLRQVLRDELGLEPSSWVENLHLSMLDGGPSDRFGPGEAGPRR; this is encoded by the coding sequence TTGGAGTTCGGTGTACTCGGGCCGTTACGGGTCCGTGACGCGGACCGTGACCACACGCCCACCGCGCCCAAGCAGCGCCAGCTGCTGTCGCTGCTGCTGCTCGACGCGGGCAAGGTCGTCCCGGCCGGCACCTGCGTGACCGAGCTGTGGGGCAGCGCCCCGCCGAGCAGTGCCGCCGCGACCCTGCAGTCGTACGTGCTGTCGCTGCGCCGGATGCTCACCGCGATGCCGAGCGTCGGCAGTGCTCCCGCGGCCCGGCGGCTGCTGGAGACCCGGGAGAACGGCTACTCGCTCGTGGTCCCGGTCGACGCGCTCGACCTGGAGCAGTTCAGGGCGCTGGCACGCCGCGGCACCGCGCTGATGCACCGGGACGACCGCGGCGCCTCCCGGCTGCTGGCACTGGCGCTGGCCCTGTGGCAGGGTCCGGCGCTCGCCGGGGTGCCGGCCGGCCCGGTGCTCGCCGGGCGGCTGCGGGTGCTGCACGAGGAGCTGCTCAGCGTACGGACGCAGCGCATCGACGCGGACCTGAGCCTGGGGCGGCACCGCGAACTGCTCGACGAGCTGGACGGGTTGGCCGCGGGGCAGCCCGCGGAGGAGTACGTCCAGGCGCAGTACATGCTGGCGCTGTACCGCTCGGGCCACCGCGACCGGGCACTGGTGGTGATGGGGCGGCTGCGCCAGGTGCTGCGTGACGAGCTGGGGCTCGAACCGTCCTCGTGGGTGGAGAACCTGCACCTCTCGATGCTGGACGGCGGCCCGTCCGACCGGTTCGGCCCCGGGGAGGCCGGCCCGAGGCGATGA
- a CDS encoding AfsR/SARP family transcriptional regulator, translated as MDSPKVFEPAAGHERLAPTAAPSVSLRLLGPLEVVAGATEVPLPQRKLRQLLATLLIRPNATVSSDSLIRDLWGDQPPATAVSALRVYVSQLRKFLARHGLDNWCMLRTRTPGYQLALDDGVLDTVRFERLCLQGRERAGAGDLEAASRLYREALALRRGPTLEDLRDGPARAGAALQYDEAWITALRRRIDVDLTLGSHHELVGELRRLTAEDQLDEGFCARLMLALHRSGRSGEALDVYRRTRARLIEELGIEPGVELRTAHRTVLSDNTLVPAAAATVGDAEAAATA; from the coding sequence GTGGACAGCCCGAAGGTCTTCGAACCGGCGGCGGGGCACGAGCGGTTGGCGCCCACGGCGGCGCCCTCGGTGTCGCTACGGCTGCTGGGGCCGCTCGAAGTGGTCGCCGGCGCGACGGAAGTGCCGCTCCCCCAGCGCAAACTGCGGCAGCTGCTGGCCACTTTGCTGATCCGGCCGAACGCCACCGTCTCCAGCGACTCGCTGATCCGTGACCTGTGGGGCGACCAGCCGCCGGCCACCGCGGTGTCGGCACTGCGGGTGTACGTCTCGCAGTTGCGCAAGTTCCTCGCACGGCACGGGCTCGACAACTGGTGCATGCTGCGGACCAGGACACCCGGCTACCAACTCGCGCTCGACGACGGCGTCCTGGACACCGTCAGGTTCGAACGGCTGTGCCTGCAAGGCCGCGAGCGCGCCGGCGCCGGCGACCTGGAGGCCGCCTCCCGCCTCTACCGCGAAGCGCTGGCGCTGCGCCGCGGACCCACGCTTGAGGACCTGCGGGACGGTCCCGCGCGGGCGGGTGCCGCCCTGCAGTACGACGAGGCGTGGATAACCGCGCTGCGCCGCCGTATCGACGTCGACCTGACGCTGGGGAGCCACCACGAACTGGTCGGCGAGCTGCGCCGGTTGACGGCCGAGGACCAGCTCGACGAGGGCTTCTGCGCCCGCCTGATGCTCGCGCTGCACCGAAGCGGCCGCAGCGGCGAGGCGCTCGACGTCTACCGGCGCACCCGGGCCCGGCTCATCGAGGAGCTGGGCATCGAGCCCGGTGTGGAGCTGCGCACGGCCCACCGGACCGTACTGTCCGACAACACCCTCGTCCCGGCGGCGGCCGCGACGGTCGGAGACGCGGAGGCGGCCGCGACGGCCTGA
- a CDS encoding alpha/beta fold hydrolase, whose product MSHTLTGATTRTWVRRFHPYTASPARLVCFPHAGGAAGFFHPFSAELRERTDVLCVQYPGRQDRCREPLLDDIAQLADGAAAALAPWRGERLALFGHSMGAVVAYEVARRMEADGAGPVRLFASGRRAPSAYRDEKLHLASDDALLADIRALDGTPPEVLADEEVLRMSLPVLRSDYRAVETYRHPQGPPLGCPVTVLTGDSDPRVTDEEARAWTRHTAASCEVRTYTGGHFFLSDRWPEIGSLVLDRLATARRPTAPGR is encoded by the coding sequence GTGTCGCATACACTCACCGGCGCAACCACCCGGACGTGGGTGCGCCGCTTCCACCCGTACACGGCCTCGCCCGCGCGACTCGTCTGCTTCCCGCACGCCGGCGGCGCCGCCGGCTTCTTCCACCCGTTCTCCGCGGAACTGCGGGAGCGGACCGATGTGCTCTGTGTGCAGTACCCAGGCCGCCAGGACCGATGTCGGGAGCCGCTGCTCGACGACATAGCCCAGCTCGCCGACGGTGCCGCAGCGGCCCTGGCCCCCTGGCGCGGGGAGCGCCTCGCGCTATTCGGGCACAGCATGGGCGCGGTCGTGGCCTACGAGGTCGCGCGGCGCATGGAGGCCGACGGCGCCGGGCCCGTACGGCTGTTCGCGTCCGGGCGGCGGGCGCCCTCGGCGTACCGCGACGAGAAGCTGCACCTCGCGAGCGACGACGCGCTGCTCGCCGACATCCGCGCGCTGGACGGCACACCGCCCGAGGTGCTCGCGGACGAGGAGGTGCTGCGGATGTCGCTGCCGGTGCTGCGCAGCGACTACCGGGCGGTGGAGACCTACCGGCACCCGCAGGGGCCGCCGCTGGGGTGCCCGGTCACCGTGCTGACCGGGGACAGCGACCCGCGGGTGACCGACGAGGAGGCGCGGGCCTGGACGCGGCACACCGCGGCGAGCTGCGAGGTGCGCACCTACACCGGCGGCCACTTCTTCCTGTCCGACCGCTGGCCCGAGATCGGCAGCCTGGTCCTCGACCGGCTCGCGACCGCCCGGCGGCCGACGGCGCCCGGCCGCTGA
- a CDS encoding 2-oxoacid:ferredoxin oxidoreductase subunit beta: protein MKDFKSDQEVRWCPGCGDYAVLAAVQSFMPELGLARENIVFISGIGCSSRFPYYMNTYGMHSIHGRAPAIATGLATSRRDLSVWVVTGDGDALSIGGNHLIHALRRNVNLKILLFNNRIYGLTKGQYSPTSETGKITKSTPMGSLDAPFNPLSLAIGAEASFVARTIDSDRKHLQSVLRAAADHPGTALVEIYQNCNIFNDGAFDALKDSATAQEAVIRLEHGRPIRFGSKGVVRDPVTGDLAVIEVTDATADQVLVHDAHAASPTTAFALSRLADPDTLHHTPIGVLRDTTRPVYDTDMAEQLDLAVTRQGEGDLAGLLAGTDTWTVP from the coding sequence ATGAAGGACTTCAAATCCGACCAGGAAGTCCGCTGGTGCCCCGGCTGCGGCGACTACGCGGTCCTGGCCGCCGTCCAGTCGTTCATGCCCGAGCTGGGCCTGGCCCGCGAGAACATCGTCTTCATCTCCGGGATCGGCTGCTCCTCCCGCTTCCCGTATTACATGAACACCTACGGTATGCACTCCATCCACGGCCGGGCCCCCGCGATCGCGACGGGGCTTGCCACGTCCCGCCGTGACCTGTCGGTATGGGTGGTGACGGGCGACGGGGACGCGCTGTCGATCGGCGGGAACCATCTGATCCACGCGTTGCGGCGGAATGTGAACCTGAAGATCCTGCTGTTCAACAACCGGATCTACGGGCTGACGAAGGGGCAGTACTCCCCGACGTCGGAGACCGGGAAGATCACCAAGTCCACACCGATGGGATCGCTGGACGCGCCGTTCAACCCGCTGTCGCTGGCGATCGGCGCGGAGGCGAGCTTCGTGGCCCGCACCATCGACTCGGACCGCAAGCATCTGCAGTCGGTGCTGCGGGCGGCCGCCGACCACCCCGGGACAGCGCTGGTGGAGATCTACCAGAACTGCAACATCTTCAACGACGGCGCCTTCGACGCCCTCAAAGACAGTGCGACCGCGCAAGAAGCCGTCATCCGCCTCGAACACGGCCGACCCATCCGCTTCGGATCCAAAGGTGTCGTGCGCGACCCTGTGACCGGTGACCTGGCGGTGATCGAGGTCACCGACGCCACGGCGGACCAGGTCCTCGTCCATGACGCGCACGCCGCCAGCCCCACGACGGCGTTCGCCCTGTCCCGGCTGGCCGACCCCGACACCCTGCACCACACCCCCATCGGTGTCCTGCGCGACACCACCCGCCCCGTCTACGACACCGACATGGCCGAGCAACTCGACCTCGCCGTCACCCGCCAGGGCGAAGGCGACCTGGCCGGCCTGCTCGCCGGCACCGACACCTGGACCGTCCCCTAG